One Rhinoderma darwinii isolate aRhiDar2 chromosome 6, aRhiDar2.hap1, whole genome shotgun sequence DNA window includes the following coding sequences:
- the LOC142656560 gene encoding proto-oncogene Mas-like, which produces MSLNSSVNNSNPPAPAVLRDMSQFTIPITICLVTVLICLVGLVGNGITIYLFCFRIKLNQSTVYILNLAVADFIFVLGCCMVSLYFLCVYNRVHTSRQSDAIFSVFGEFLHSFGFNSSLFLLATLSIERCLSVCFPIWYKCRRPEHLSAILCGIIWILSILITVLERFLILEHRSTVYVIISVVFLIVTVTMIGASAILLKEIQKTSVQCRSMKLYIVVVSAVITFLISLVPATIVRLLFFFAFIPTGKIKILSYIMISLCSAINSTVNPYIYIVVGRWKKNVSTAQALESVFKEDNGRSSEGRDSEETQQTDGEHKSSVTLSVNGGERPEDS; this is translated from the coding sequence ATGTCCCTCAACTCCTCAGTCAACAATTCCAACCCTCCAGCCCCGGCCGTCCTGCGAGACATGTCACAGTTCACGATACCCATCACCATTTGCCTCGTGACTGTTCTTATCTGTTTAGTGGGACTGGTCGGTAATGGGATCACAATATATCTCTTCTGTTTTCGCATCAAGCTGAACCAGTCCACAGTCTATATCTTAAATTTGGCTGTGGCGGATTTCATCTTCGTCCTTGGCTGCTGCATGGTTTCCTTGTACTTTCTGTGCGTGTATAATCGAGTACACACCTCCCGGCAGAGTGACGCAATATTCTCTGTGTTTGGCGAGTTCCTGCACAGTTTTGGATTTAATTCCAGCCTATTCCTTCTGGCCACTCTCAGCATTGAACGATGTCTCTCCGTTTGCTTTCCCATATGGTACAAATGTCGCCGCCCGGAGCACTTGTCAGCCATATTGTGTGGGATTATATGGATCTTATCTATCCTGATAACAGTTCTAGAACGATTCCTCATTCTTGAACACAGATCAACGGTCTACGTAATTATATCAGTCGTATTCCTGATAGTGACTGTGACCATGATTGGCGCCAGTGCCATCCTTCTCAAAGAGATCCAGAAGACCTCGGTGCAATGCCGGTCCATGAAACTGTACATTGTTGTCGTAAGTGCGGTCATTACCTTCCTCATCTCTCTGGTTCCCGCCACCATCGTGAGACTCTTGTTCTTCTTTGCCTTCATCCCTACGGGAAAGATTAAGATCCTCAGCTACATTATGATTTCCTTGTGTTCTGCCATCAATTCAACAGTCAATCCCTACATCTACATCGTTGTGGGGAGATGGAAGAAGAATGTCTCCACCGCACAAGCTCTTGAGTCAGTCTTCAAAGAAGATAATGGAAGGTCTTCAGAGGGAAGAGACTCGGAGGAGACGCAACAAACTGACGGTGAACACAAATCGAGTGTGACCTTGAGTGTGAATGGAGGCGAGCGGCCCGAGGACTCATAA